The Parabacteroides sp. AD58 genome includes a window with the following:
- a CDS encoding DKNYY domain-containing protein produces the protein MLNHLRQFSVSFMILLSLTFFLLSSCTTGYENDGKEVRWHTWDEGRGHQSYKVNADPKTFVTLTHDYGKDNVHAFYCGQIIEKADGKTFRAINNSYACDKNYVYSFEKIIIGADPATFKVLSTYLSEDKHDYYWEGRAITVKDKSSFVLLGKDNDWQTQWAKDQYNGYFLPGGSISGIDYETFHPAPKTSTNHSGNYAVDKNRVYFENKVVTNADPGSFKEVDWNIGQDKFRVYKGERPTQLKDYNSLNKIGRLMYTDGTSIYDADFYILPDADAATFECVGENWYKDKKHVWWNTLSLPDVDVATFRPIKNYGFRYGEKEECNSCDFNYGKDAHHVFFQDSIILGADPNSFEIIDFPDSESWTIFDKNRIYSGNKTPQLQEYLIKMYGKQ, from the coding sequence ATGCTCAACCATTTAAGACAATTTTCCGTTTCATTTATGATATTACTATCATTAACTTTCTTTTTACTTTCATCTTGTACTACCGGATATGAGAATGATGGTAAAGAAGTTAGATGGCATACGTGGGATGAAGGTCGTGGACATCAGTCTTATAAAGTAAATGCGGATCCAAAGACATTCGTGACTCTGACCCATGATTATGGAAAAGATAACGTGCATGCCTTTTATTGTGGTCAAATCATAGAAAAAGCTGACGGAAAAACATTCAGAGCTATAAATAACTCTTACGCTTGTGATAAAAACTATGTGTATTCATTTGAAAAAATTATCATTGGTGCAGATCCGGCTACATTTAAAGTCCTCAGCACTTATCTGTCAGAAGACAAACATGATTATTATTGGGAAGGCAGAGCAATAACAGTAAAAGATAAGTCTTCATTTGTCCTATTAGGAAAAGATAACGACTGGCAGACGCAATGGGCAAAGGATCAGTATAATGGTTACTTTTTGCCAGGTGGAAGTATTTCAGGGATAGACTATGAAACTTTTCATCCTGCTCCAAAAACTTCAACAAACCATAGTGGAAACTACGCAGTGGATAAGAATCGAGTATATTTTGAAAATAAAGTTGTAACCAATGCGGATCCCGGTTCATTCAAAGAAGTGGATTGGAATATTGGGCAGGACAAATTTAGAGTATATAAAGGTGAAAGACCCACTCAATTAAAGGACTATAATAGTTTGAATAAAATAGGTAGGTTAATGTACACAGATGGCACTTCAATTTATGACGCTGACTTTTACATTTTGCCTGATGCTGATGCCGCTACTTTTGAATGTGTAGGAGAAAACTGGTATAAAGACAAGAAGCATGTATGGTGGAATACCTTGTCACTTCCTGATGTGGATGTAGCCACATTCAGACCAATCAAAAATTATGGTTTCAGATATGGGGAAAAAGAGGAGTGCAATAGTTGTGATTTCAATTATGGAAAAGACGCACATCATGTCTTTTTTCAGGATTCCATCATCTTAGGTGCAGACCCTAATAGTTTTGAAATAATTGATTTTCCTGATTCTGAGAGTTGGACGATATTTGATAAAAATCGTATTTATTCAGGCAATAAGACTCCCCAGTTACAGGAATATTTGATAAAAATGTATGGAAAACAATAA
- the mobC gene encoding conjugal transfer protein MobC: protein MQQEDDLRGLAKVMEFMRAISIVFIVIHVYWFCYGTFVDMGINIGVVDRILLNFQRTAGLFSNLLVTKVFAFIFLGLSCLGTKGVKNQKMTWRKIYAAFLDGIVLFFMNWWMLDLPFNPTVNAAIYTLTLTAGYILLLMSGVWISRMLKHNLMEDVFNTANESFMQETRLMENEYSVNLPTKFVYQGKEWDGWINIVNPFRASIVLGTPGSGKSYAVVNNYIKQQIEKSFAMYIYDYKFPDLSEIAYNHLLKHRQSYKVKPEFYVINFDDPRRSHRCNPINPRFMADISDAYESAYTIMLNLNKTWIQKQGDFFVESPIILLAAIIWYLRIYKDGKYCTFPHAIEFLNKPYADIFTILTSYPSLENYLSPFMDAWQGGAQDQLQGQIASAKIPLSRMISPQLYWVMTGDDFTLDLNNPEHPKILCVGNNPDRQNIYSAALGLYNSRIVKLVNKKGQLKSSIIIDELPTIYFRGIDNLIATARSNKVAVCLGFQDFSQLARDYGDKEAKVIQNTVGNIFSGQVVGETAKSLSERFGKILQQRQSISINRQDTSTSINTQLDSLIPASKIANLSQGTFVGSVADNFGEEIDQKIFHARIIVDSAKVSEEMKAYKKIPVINEFRDADGNDIMQQQIDRNYSQIKADVLQIIEEEMERIKNDPELRHLIPQQEGEGNNDGE, encoded by the coding sequence ATGCAACAAGAAGATGATTTGAGAGGACTGGCCAAGGTCATGGAGTTCATGCGTGCCATTTCCATCGTGTTTATTGTCATCCACGTCTATTGGTTCTGCTACGGGACATTCGTGGACATGGGTATCAACATCGGAGTCGTGGACAGAATCCTGCTGAACTTCCAGAGGACGGCAGGACTGTTCAGCAACCTGCTTGTGACGAAAGTGTTCGCTTTCATATTCCTGGGCCTTTCGTGCCTGGGTACGAAAGGGGTCAAGAACCAGAAGATGACGTGGCGGAAGATATACGCCGCCTTCCTCGACGGCATCGTCCTTTTCTTCATGAACTGGTGGATGCTCGACCTGCCGTTCAACCCGACGGTGAATGCGGCCATATATACGCTGACGCTCACCGCAGGTTACATTCTCCTGCTCATGTCGGGAGTATGGATCAGCCGTATGCTGAAGCACAACCTCATGGAAGACGTATTCAACACCGCCAACGAAAGTTTCATGCAGGAAACCAGGCTTATGGAAAACGAGTATTCCGTCAACCTGCCCACGAAATTTGTCTATCAGGGCAAGGAATGGGACGGTTGGATCAACATCGTGAACCCGTTCCGAGCCTCCATCGTGCTGGGAACCCCGGGCTCGGGAAAAAGTTATGCCGTGGTGAACAACTACATCAAACAGCAGATCGAGAAATCCTTTGCCATGTATATCTACGACTACAAGTTTCCGGACCTTTCGGAGATAGCCTACAACCATTTGCTCAAACACAGGCAGAGTTACAAGGTCAAACCGGAATTCTACGTCATCAATTTCGACGACCCCAGACGCAGCCACCGCTGCAATCCGATCAATCCGAGATTCATGGCAGACATCAGCGATGCCTACGAATCAGCCTACACGATAATGCTCAATTTGAACAAGACCTGGATACAGAAACAGGGTGACTTTTTCGTGGAATCCCCGATTATTCTGCTCGCTGCAATTATCTGGTATTTACGGATTTACAAAGATGGAAAGTATTGTACGTTTCCTCATGCAATCGAATTTCTTAACAAGCCGTATGCGGATATTTTCACGATTCTGACCTCGTATCCGTCCCTCGAAAACTACCTTTCCCCATTTATGGATGCCTGGCAAGGCGGAGCTCAAGACCAGCTCCAGGGCCAGATAGCAAGTGCGAAAATCCCGCTTTCACGCATGATCTCACCACAGCTTTATTGGGTAATGACAGGGGACGATTTCACCCTTGACCTGAATAATCCCGAACACCCCAAAATCCTCTGTGTGGGCAACAATCCTGACCGCCAGAATATCTATTCTGCGGCATTGGGACTGTACAATTCCCGTATCGTGAAGCTCGTGAACAAAAAAGGACAGCTCAAGAGTTCCATCATCATCGACGAGCTTCCGACCATCTATTTCCGCGGTATCGACAACCTGATTGCGACCGCCCGAAGCAACAAGGTGGCCGTCTGTCTTGGCTTCCAGGACTTCTCGCAGCTGGCACGCGACTACGGCGACAAGGAAGCGAAGGTAATCCAAAACACGGTGGGCAACATCTTCAGCGGACAGGTGGTCGGAGAAACGGCAAAATCATTGTCGGAACGGTTCGGCAAGATACTCCAGCAGCGGCAGTCCATATCCATCAACCGTCAGGACACTTCAACTTCCATCAACACGCAGCTCGATTCCCTGATACCCGCCTCCAAGATAGCCAACCTCTCGCAGGGCACATTCGTGGGTAGCGTGGCAGACAATTTCGGAGAAGAGATAGACCAGAAAATTTTCCATGCCCGCATCATCGTGGACAGCGCAAAGGTATCGGAAGAAATGAAAGCCTACAAGAAAATCCCTGTCATCAACGAGTTCAGGGACGCGGACGGAAACGACATCATGCAGCAACAGATTGACCGCAACTACTCGCAGATAAAGGCGGACGTGTTGCAGATAATAGAAGAAGAAATGGAAAGAATAAAAAATGATCCGGAACTGAGACACCTCATCCCGCAGCAAGAGGGAGAGGGAAACAATGACGGTGAATAG
- a CDS encoding DUF3408 domain-containing protein, with product MKKKIVEVDEDVLKDIIVGDIPVFGKDSPAPKEKSVEHQEAKSPAATVPADTPAEKPAAEKPKRKKDESFGYRERFLVNIPASNRSHVYINREVAECIKRVLPVIAPEMSISGFISNILVDHLQKHWDEINELYNKEYYKPLKPF from the coding sequence ATGAAAAAGAAAATCGTAGAGGTGGACGAAGATGTCCTGAAGGATATCATCGTCGGCGACATACCTGTTTTCGGCAAGGACAGCCCCGCCCCGAAAGAAAAGTCCGTGGAACATCAGGAAGCGAAAAGCCCTGCCGCAACCGTACCGGCAGATACTCCAGCGGAAAAGCCCGCCGCGGAGAAGCCCAAAAGGAAAAAGGATGAATCCTTCGGATACCGGGAAAGGTTTCTGGTCAATATACCCGCTTCAAACCGCTCCCATGTGTATATCAACCGTGAAGTGGCCGAGTGCATCAAACGGGTACTGCCTGTCATCGCTCCGGAGATGAGCATATCCGGCTTTATCAGCAATATCCTTGTGGACCATCTGCAGAAACACTGGGACGAAATCAACGAATTGTATAACAAAGAGTATTATAAACCGTTAAAACCATTTTGA
- a CDS encoding DUF4120 family protein, with product MIIKCQEHYNKEMEYAKSIDDNTLQQCIERLQQWEKNSNGKYEIELYRDFAPHSFGFAERTPDGRTRVVGGVLYHGKPDESYAIMLNPFHGWSIHT from the coding sequence ATGATAATTAAATGTCAGGAACACTATAACAAGGAGATGGAATACGCAAAAAGTATAGATGACAATACCTTACAACAATGCATCGAACGATTGCAACAGTGGGAAAAGAACTCGAACGGGAAATATGAAATTGAACTCTACCGGGACTTCGCACCCCATTCGTTCGGATTCGCCGAACGAACTCCCGACGGACGGACAAGAGTTGTCGGAGGAGTGCTCTATCATGGCAAACCGGACGAATCATACGCTATAATGCTTAATCCGTTCCATGGATGGAGCATACATACATGA
- a CDS encoding DUF3945 domain-containing protein, with product MAKKNAREEPPKPQVTENEQMSDIVFILDKMELILEAVSQIGKDGKFNTVAADKQHRNSFLKIDRYADAFENFIKNFWSQLKDPTRFGILSVKEDRLDDPAVQQAIEDIAAGKKTKAVEEFLKQYEIVPRNKENQSINQKNQEEMAKKNETQQQAAAADSQPQTQSPQYRYNESMINWEQLKNFGISREYLQERGLLEQMLKGYKTNQVVPISMNFGSAVLRTDARLSFQQSMAGEVVLGIHGIRQKPDLDRPYFGHIFSDEDKKNLLETGNMGRVVELKGRNGEYIPSFISIDKLTNEVVAMKAENAFIPKEIKGVELTEQEQNDLREGKKVYVEGMIAKSGNEFNAFIQVNAERRGVEFIFENDKLFNRQTLGGVELTQKQVEDLNAGKAIFVEGMQRKDGEVFSSYVKLDEATGRPSYTRYNPDSPEGAREIYIPNEINGVKITAEEQQQLREGKVIFLNDMVNRKGEEFSSFIKADLETGRLSYSRTPDGFEQRADFKIPEKVWDVPLTRKQRADLQSGKAVLVEGIKGYDGKTISQYVKANFNQGRLDFYNENPDRKRDASQRNVVANNQRQEQGNRKSKGASIS from the coding sequence ATGGCAAAAAAAAATGCAAGGGAAGAACCCCCGAAACCGCAGGTCACCGAAAATGAGCAGATGAGTGACATCGTGTTCATCCTCGACAAGATGGAGCTGATTCTTGAAGCGGTATCTCAAATCGGAAAGGACGGAAAATTCAACACGGTAGCCGCCGACAAGCAGCACCGCAATTCCTTCCTGAAGATTGACCGCTATGCCGACGCCTTCGAGAACTTCATCAAGAACTTCTGGAGCCAGTTGAAAGACCCGACACGCTTCGGAATCCTCTCCGTCAAGGAAGACAGGCTGGACGACCCTGCCGTGCAGCAGGCCATCGAGGACATCGCCGCAGGAAAGAAGACAAAAGCCGTGGAGGAATTTCTCAAGCAGTACGAGATTGTTCCGCGCAACAAGGAAAACCAAAGTATCAACCAAAAAAATCAAGAAGAAATGGCAAAGAAAAATGAAACCCAGCAGCAGGCTGCCGCAGCCGACAGCCAGCCGCAGACCCAGTCCCCCCAGTACCGTTACAACGAGTCCATGATCAACTGGGAACAGCTCAAGAATTTCGGAATCTCCCGTGAATACCTCCAGGAACGCGGACTGCTCGAACAGATGCTCAAGGGCTACAAGACCAACCAGGTCGTGCCCATCAGCATGAACTTCGGCTCGGCCGTCCTGAGAACGGATGCACGTCTGTCCTTCCAGCAGTCCATGGCGGGCGAAGTGGTGCTCGGCATCCACGGTATCCGGCAGAAGCCCGACCTCGACCGACCGTACTTCGGACACATCTTCTCCGACGAGGACAAGAAGAACCTGCTTGAAACGGGAAACATGGGGCGTGTCGTGGAGCTGAAAGGACGCAACGGGGAATACATCCCTTCCTTCATCAGCATCGACAAGCTGACCAACGAGGTGGTCGCCATGAAAGCGGAGAATGCCTTCATCCCAAAGGAAATCAAGGGCGTGGAACTGACCGAGCAGGAGCAGAACGACCTGCGTGAAGGCAAGAAGGTCTATGTCGAGGGCATGATCGCCAAGTCCGGCAACGAGTTCAACGCCTTCATTCAGGTGAACGCCGAGCGCAGGGGCGTCGAGTTCATCTTCGAGAACGACAAGCTCTTCAACCGCCAGACACTCGGGGGCGTGGAACTGACGCAGAAGCAGGTCGAGGACCTGAATGCCGGAAAGGCCATCTTCGTGGAGGGCATGCAGCGCAAGGACGGCGAGGTGTTCTCCTCCTACGTGAAGCTGGACGAGGCGACGGGACGTCCGTCGTACACCCGCTACAACCCGGACTCACCGGAAGGCGCACGCGAAATCTATATCCCCAACGAAATCAACGGAGTGAAAATTACGGCGGAGGAACAGCAGCAGCTCCGTGAAGGCAAGGTGATTTTCCTCAATGACATGGTGAACCGCAAGGGAGAGGAATTCTCCTCCTTCATCAAGGCCGACCTGGAGACGGGACGCCTGAGCTACTCCCGCACACCCGACGGATTCGAGCAGCGGGCCGACTTCAAGATTCCCGAAAAGGTCTGGGACGTGCCTCTGACAAGAAAGCAGCGTGCCGACCTGCAAAGTGGAAAGGCCGTGCTGGTGGAAGGCATCAAGGGCTATGACGGGAAGACTATCTCGCAGTACGTCAAGGCCAATTTCAACCAGGGACGCCTGGACTTCTACAACGAGAATCCCGACCGCAAGCGTGACGCCTCGCAGCGCAACGTGGTGGCCAACAATCAGCGACAGGAACAGGGCAACCGCAAGTCAAAGGGAGCCAGCATTTCCTGA
- the mobA gene encoding conjugal transfer protein MobA: MRMEENSKRRTRRSTGRKPKTDPAVFRYGIKLTSEENGNFELLFEKSGMKQRARFIKAMIFGREMKVVRIDKAAMDYYIRLTNFYHQFQAIGNNYNQTVKAVKSNFGEKRAFALLRNLEKATIDLVVLSKRIVMLTREFEEEYLIKRRKEEQQNGG, encoded by the coding sequence ATGCGTATGGAAGAAAACAGTAAAAGAAGAACAAGAAGAAGCACGGGCAGAAAACCGAAGACCGACCCGGCAGTATTCCGCTACGGTATCAAACTGACTTCGGAAGAGAACGGAAATTTCGAGCTGCTGTTTGAAAAATCCGGGATGAAACAACGGGCAAGATTCATCAAGGCGATGATTTTCGGACGTGAAATGAAGGTCGTCAGAATCGACAAGGCTGCGATGGACTACTACATCAGACTTACAAATTTCTATCACCAGTTCCAGGCCATCGGCAACAACTACAACCAGACGGTGAAGGCTGTCAAGTCCAATTTCGGCGAGAAACGGGCGTTCGCCCTGCTCCGAAACCTGGAGAAAGCTACCATTGACCTGGTGGTACTGAGCAAGCGAATTGTCATGCTTACCCGGGAATTCGAGGAGGAATACCTTATAAAAAGAAGGAAGGAGGAACAGCAGAATGGTGGCTAA
- the mobB gene encoding conjugal transfer protein MobB, producing MVAKINRGVSLYGAVIYNQRKVDEATARIIAGNRMITDLTGNPHNVMQQTLWAFDSYLAANRNTEKPVLHISLNPSVDDRLTDGQFAELAREYMQKMGYGDQPYIVYLHEDIDRRHVHIVSTCVKENGEKISDAYEWNRSMKACRELENKFGLKPVADKRNELLAPYLKKADYRDGDVKRQVGNILKSVFTAYRFQTFGEFSAMLSCFNIEAKQVRGEFEGSPYNGIVYTLTDDTGRPVCTPIKSSLIGKRFGYEGIEKRIGVNVRDFRNRKWQPKIHDTVALAMHGCRGNREDFIRLLREKGINVVFRENEEGRIYGVTFIDHKNREVYNGSRLGKEFSANAFEQLFSRPQEFPEQEAPGQYAGTRESLSDSMESTIEQAFGIFSPDINGPDPQEEALARKLQRKKKKKKRRSRGIS from the coding sequence ATGGTGGCTAAAATCAACCGGGGTGTATCGCTCTACGGGGCGGTCATCTACAACCAGCGTAAAGTGGACGAGGCAACCGCCCGTATCATCGCGGGCAACCGCATGATTACCGACCTCACCGGAAATCCCCACAATGTCATGCAGCAGACGCTGTGGGCTTTCGACAGCTACCTCGCCGCCAACAGGAACACGGAGAAGCCGGTACTGCACATCTCCCTGAATCCCTCGGTGGACGACCGCCTCACGGACGGGCAGTTCGCGGAACTGGCACGTGAGTACATGCAGAAGATGGGCTACGGCGACCAGCCCTACATCGTCTATCTGCATGAGGACATCGACCGCAGGCATGTCCATATCGTCTCCACCTGCGTGAAGGAGAACGGCGAGAAAATCAGTGACGCATACGAATGGAACCGCTCGATGAAAGCCTGCCGGGAACTGGAAAACAAATTCGGGCTCAAACCTGTGGCAGACAAGCGGAACGAACTGCTGGCACCGTATCTAAAGAAAGCGGACTACCGGGACGGGGACGTGAAACGTCAGGTCGGCAATATCCTCAAGAGCGTGTTCACCGCCTACCGTTTCCAGACATTCGGGGAGTTCAGCGCCATGCTCTCATGCTTCAACATCGAGGCCAAACAGGTTCGAGGAGAATTTGAAGGCTCACCCTACAACGGTATCGTATATACCCTGACAGACGATACGGGCAGGCCGGTATGCACGCCCATCAAATCTTCACTCATCGGCAAGCGCTTCGGCTACGAAGGAATAGAAAAAAGGATTGGCGTCAATGTCCGTGACTTCAGGAACCGGAAGTGGCAGCCGAAAATCCATGACACCGTCGCGCTGGCCATGCACGGATGCCGTGGAAACCGGGAAGACTTCATCCGGCTTCTCAGGGAAAAGGGCATCAATGTGGTGTTCAGGGAAAACGAGGAAGGCCGCATCTACGGTGTAACCTTCATCGACCACAAGAACCGTGAGGTATATAACGGCTCCCGTCTGGGCAAGGAGTTTTCTGCCAATGCCTTCGAACAGCTTTTCAGCAGGCCGCAGGAATTTCCGGAACAGGAAGCTCCCGGACAATATGCCGGCACCCGGGAAAGCCTTTCCGACAGCATGGAAAGTACCATCGAGCAGGCTTTCGGGATATTCAGTCCCGACATCAACGGTCCTGACCCGCAGGAGGAGGCACTCGCCCGCAAACTGCAACGCAAGAAAAAGAAGAAAAAACGCCGTTCACGCGGCATATCCTGA
- a CDS encoding DUF4099 domain-containing protein, with product MKKENGNDMPFKAEDVNWDELHDIGIMKDELELSGELDTLLKGEKTKVMPLKLVLLGVDVVMDATLQLVRKDEAPLLEIQGVTPLGR from the coding sequence ATGAAAAAGGAAAACGGAAACGACATGCCTTTCAAGGCAGAAGACGTGAACTGGGACGAACTGCACGACATCGGCATCATGAAGGACGAGCTGGAACTCTCCGGTGAGCTGGACACCCTCCTCAAGGGAGAAAAGACGAAAGTGATGCCCCTGAAACTGGTACTACTCGGCGTGGACGTGGTGATGGACGCCACGCTCCAGCTGGTCCGCAAGGACGAGGCGCCGCTGCTGGAGATTCAGGGCGTGACGCCGCTGGGCAGATAG
- a CDS encoding ParA family protein, with protein sequence MSKETLFVAISNQKGGVGKSALSVVLASYFHFEKGLNVAIVDCDSPQHSLVRMRERDKKAVSNSAYYRQLIKQQWNQVQKKAYPIVGFTAEKAREAADAIAASGDYDLIFVDLPGTVESTGVFRTIVNMDYVLTPTVPDLIVMQSTLSFATTVLDHIKKMENTPLLKDIFFFWNKLKKRTNVEILRSYSEVMRELHLTVLDSTLPDLCRYEKEITHAKRAFFRCTLMPPPARQLEGSGLVELAEELIVKLKLGQS encoded by the coding sequence ATGAGTAAAGAAACTTTGTTCGTTGCGATCAGCAACCAGAAAGGAGGGGTCGGGAAATCGGCCCTGTCCGTAGTGCTTGCCAGTTACTTCCATTTCGAGAAGGGACTGAACGTGGCTATCGTTGACTGTGACTCTCCCCAACACAGTCTCGTACGTATGAGGGAGCGTGACAAAAAGGCTGTTTCCAACAGTGCCTATTACCGGCAACTGATCAAACAGCAGTGGAACCAAGTGCAGAAAAAGGCCTATCCCATTGTAGGCTTCACCGCTGAAAAGGCAAGGGAGGCGGCTGATGCGATTGCGGCAAGCGGGGATTACGACCTTATTTTCGTGGATCTTCCCGGAACAGTCGAGTCCACCGGGGTATTCCGTACGATTGTCAATATGGATTACGTGCTTACTCCCACCGTTCCGGACCTGATTGTGATGCAGAGTACGCTGTCCTTTGCCACGACCGTGCTTGACCACATCAAGAAGATGGAAAATACTCCGTTGCTCAAGGACATCTTCTTTTTCTGGAACAAGTTGAAAAAACGTACCAATGTGGAGATTCTCAGGTCATATTCGGAAGTCATGAGGGAGCTGCATCTGACAGTCCTTGACAGCACGCTTCCTGACCTGTGCCGTTATGAAAAGGAGATTACCCATGCCAAGCGTGCCTTTTTCCGTTGCACGCTGATGCCACCTCCGGCCAGGCAACTGGAAGGCAGCGGACTGGTGGAACTTGCGGAAGAGCTTATTGTCAAACTTAAACTCGGACAGTCATGA
- a CDS encoding DUF4122 family protein gives MTAIFYFTVKAVCAVYILCHLWTFIFHRRMYGIWDRILRLMRIARVRVWRYRRQRKEEAERRARRKARRRKPETDKSKGKTEMTVPSSSSDDDDVIGKTKVIYLEDPKVARMTPTRSEPMEKIPLEEDEDIGSDDVEQENKGLTEEEREKLMAPVDTEPDPDFNTALTIEEINNVAEVLTSGIVDEQKALRAARTIHYKLSETEILAFLTDKLSNLEKVNGLLDKYLGNRRGVSGRKGSKEDEPFDIDKYA, from the coding sequence ATGACTGCGATATTTTATTTTACCGTAAAGGCAGTATGTGCTGTCTATATATTGTGCCATTTGTGGACATTTATTTTCCACAGACGTATGTACGGAATATGGGACCGCATTTTAAGGCTGATGCGGATTGCCCGTGTCAGAGTGTGGAGATACCGCAGACAACGCAAGGAAGAGGCGGAACGTCGTGCCCGCAGAAAGGCAAGGCGCAGAAAGCCGGAAACGGATAAGTCCAAAGGAAAAACCGAAATGACTGTTCCGTCCTCTTCTTCGGATGATGATGATGTGATAGGCAAGACAAAGGTCATCTATCTGGAAGACCCGAAAGTTGCAAGGATGACTCCAACCCGTTCCGAGCCGATGGAGAAAATTCCATTGGAGGAAGACGAGGATATCGGTTCTGATGATGTGGAGCAGGAAAACAAAGGATTGACAGAAGAAGAGCGTGAGAAACTGATGGCTCCCGTAGATACCGAACCCGACCCGGATTTCAACACGGCATTGACAATCGAGGAAATAAACAACGTAGCGGAAGTACTTACTTCCGGGATTGTTGACGAACAGAAAGCCCTGCGTGCCGCAAGAACCATCCATTACAAACTGAGCGAAACGGAGATACTGGCTTTCCTGACCGACAAGCTGAGCAATCTGGAGAAGGTGAACGGTTTGCTTGACAAGTATCTGGGAAACCGGAGGGGTGTATCAGGAAGAAAAGGCAGTAAGGAAGATGAGCCTTTCGATATAGATAAGTATGCGTGA
- a CDS encoding DUF6926 domain-containing protein translates to MAAHMKKTEWDNIPEWAIYALEYGTEEDGSLNEEERAMIDKFVGTHFPKGYTMSVDWNACNEFDRYPAFGEPCKTCKVLFVSP, encoded by the coding sequence ATGGCAGCGCACATGAAAAAGACGGAATGGGACAACATCCCCGAATGGGCCATATATGCCCTGGAATACGGAACGGAAGAGGATGGCAGCCTGAACGAAGAGGAACGGGCTATGATTGATAAGTTTGTCGGCACACATTTCCCGAAAGGATACACGATGAGCGTGGATTGGAACGCCTGCAACGAGTTTGACCGCTATCCCGCATTTGGAGAGCCTTGCAAGACCTGCAAGGTTCTTTTTGTTTCACCATAA
- a CDS encoding DUF3408 domain-containing protein, producing MTQIIFQAIVACCCIYTVYRLSLFIFRRLFKGRKSGKDVHDVSVETADIKRHDNGDDDASKITFEILKDISASRSPESGFYKSIYLVNYPVGNRIQVYINKENHSHIKRFLAVTAPEVPISGFVNRIIDEHLKKYEHEMSKLYTECITKPL from the coding sequence ATGACACAGATTATTTTTCAGGCCATTGTTGCCTGTTGCTGCATTTACACTGTTTACAGATTGTCTTTGTTTATTTTCCGTAGGCTGTTCAAGGGCAGGAAAAGCGGAAAGGATGTCCATGACGTTTCTGTTGAAACGGCAGACATCAAAAGACATGACAATGGGGATGATGATGCTTCCAAAATAACGTTTGAGATACTGAAAGACATATCTGCTTCCAGGTCTCCGGAAAGCGGTTTCTATAAATCCATCTATCTGGTAAACTATCCTGTTGGAAATCGGATACAAGTCTATATCAACAAGGAAAATCACTCCCATATCAAGCGTTTTCTTGCAGTTACTGCTCCTGAGGTGCCCATTTCCGGTTTTGTAAACAGGATTATAGATGAACATTTGAAGAAGTACGAGCATGAGATGTCAAAGCTGTACACGGAATGTATCACCAAACCTTTATAA